A genomic region of Bacteroidetes bacterium GWF2_43_63 contains the following coding sequences:
- a CDS encoding 8-amino-7-oxononanoate synthase, whose product MDIFEKLDIDKTALGAYFKFSHGYFTFPKLTGEIGPHMQFRGKDVLVWSLNNYLGLANHPEVRKADAEGAAKYGMAYPMGARMMSGQTELHEQLERELADFVGREDAYLLNYGYQGMVSIIDNLVDRKDVIVYDAEAHACILDGMRLHIGKRFVYAHNDMASLEKQLQHAEKVVAETGGGILVITEGVYGMTADLGDLKGIVELKKKYKFRFLIDDAHGFGTMGPKGEGTDAHFGVRNDVDLYFGTFAKSMAGIGGFIAGPKKIIDYLRYNMRSQVYAKSLPMPMVVGALKRLELVRTQPELRENLWKIVNAVQDGFRAEGFDLGQTKSPVTPVYIKGGVQEAANIIVDVREKFSIFCSGVTYPVIPKGQLLLRIIPTAVHTMEDVEYTLDCFKKLKSKLQDGGYANMEIPDITKL is encoded by the coding sequence GTGGATATTTTTGAAAAACTCGACATTGACAAAACCGCGCTGGGAGCATATTTTAAGTTTTCACACGGGTATTTTACATTTCCTAAACTAACCGGAGAAATCGGGCCGCACATGCAATTCCGCGGTAAAGATGTACTGGTTTGGAGTCTTAACAATTACCTTGGCTTGGCCAATCACCCTGAAGTTCGCAAAGCCGATGCTGAAGGTGCCGCTAAATACGGTATGGCTTACCCAATGGGTGCCCGCATGATGTCTGGCCAAACCGAACTGCATGAGCAGCTTGAGCGCGAACTGGCCGATTTTGTTGGCCGCGAGGACGCTTATCTTCTCAACTACGGTTATCAGGGAATGGTCAGTATTATTGACAACCTCGTTGACCGCAAGGATGTAATCGTTTATGATGCTGAAGCACATGCTTGTATCCTCGACGGAATGCGCCTTCATATTGGGAAACGCTTTGTTTATGCCCATAATGACATGGCCAGCCTCGAAAAACAGCTGCAGCATGCCGAAAAAGTGGTTGCTGAAACCGGCGGCGGCATTCTCGTTATCACCGAAGGCGTTTATGGAATGACTGCCGACCTCGGTGATCTGAAAGGTATTGTCGAACTCAAGAAAAAATACAAATTCCGCTTCCTGATCGACGATGCTCATGGTTTCGGAACAATGGGCCCGAAAGGCGAAGGAACAGATGCGCATTTTGGTGTTCGCAATGACGTGGATCTCTATTTCGGAACCTTTGCCAAATCAATGGCTGGTATCGGTGGTTTTATTGCCGGCCCGAAAAAAATCATTGACTATTTGCGATACAATATGCGTTCTCAGGTTTACGCCAAATCGCTGCCGATGCCAATGGTAGTGGGTGCGCTGAAACGTCTCGAGTTGGTGCGAACTCAGCCCGAACTTCGCGAGAATCTTTGGAAAATCGTTAATGCAGTTCAGGATGGTTTCCGTGCTGAAGGTTTTGATCTCGGTCAGACCAAATCACCGGTAACACCTGTATATATTAAAGGTGGTGTGCAGGAAGCAGCCAATATTATTGTGGACGTTCGCGAAAAATTCAGCATTTTCTGCTCTGGTGTTACTTATCCGGTAATCCCTAAAGGACAGCTGTTGCTCCGCATTATTCCTACTGCGGTTCACACCATGGAAGATGTTGAGTACACGCTCGACTGCTTTAAGAAACTCAAGAGCAAGCTGCAGGATGGGGGATATGCCAATATGGAAATTCCAGATATCACGAAGCTTTAA